A genome region from candidate division KSB1 bacterium includes the following:
- a CDS encoding HEPN domain-containing protein, producing MDNSQLAQEWFDIAKIDLSSANHLLTMHPRPIEIICYHCQQSAEKYLKGFLVLNNHEVLKTHDLVILNKLCSEYYVEFKIIEDECLRLTDYSVNVRYPYPFDLNDEDMNLALKDAKQVKDFVLRISKDFINRQ from the coding sequence ATGGATAACAGCCAACTTGCTCAAGAATGGTTTGATATTGCAAAAATTGATTTATCCTCAGCTAATCACCTTTTGACAATGCACCCCCGCCCTATTGAAATCATTTGTTACCATTGTCAACAATCTGCTGAAAAATACTTGAAGGGTTTTTTAGTTCTCAATAATCATGAGGTGTTAAAAACTCATGATTTGGTCATATTGAATAAACTTTGCAGCGAATATTATGTCGAATTTAAAATTATCGAAGATGAATGCCTGAGATTAACGGACTACAGCGTTAATGTTCGATATCCATATCCATTCGACTTGAACGACGAAGATATGAATCTTGCGCTTAAGGATGCCAAGCAAGTAAAAGATTTTGTCCTTCGAATATCAAAAGATTTCATTAATCGTCAATAA
- a CDS encoding type II toxin-antitoxin system PemK/MazF family toxin, which yields MKSTIHYKKWDIVLVPFPFTDLSSSKKRPALVVSPDEYNKGLDIVIAFITSKIDIKVKLGDYHIQEWQKANLPKPSMIRMRFATIDKKIIVKQFGKLSNKDITSFKEELANFFAV from the coding sequence ATGAAATCTACAATACATTATAAAAAATGGGACATTGTCCTTGTCCCATTTCCATTTACAGACCTATCTTCGTCTAAAAAACGCCCCGCTCTCGTCGTCTCACCAGATGAATATAATAAAGGCTTAGATATTGTTATTGCTTTTATCACCAGCAAAATTGATATAAAAGTTAAATTAGGCGATTATCATATTCAAGAGTGGCAAAAAGCAAATTTGCCAAAACCTTCAATGATTCGTATGAGATTCGCAACCATCGACAAAAAGATTATCGTTAAGCAATTTGGTAAATTAAGCAATAAAGATATTACTTCCTTCAAAGAAGAGCTCGCTAACTTTTTTGCTGTGTAA
- a CDS encoding glycoside hydrolase family 28 protein yields MKLNLMNYARLVATSVLLLIQSRVVVAERATDTPAIIQKAPVKIEKIEAPFKMPQLKKPVFKDQIFSISQYGAKGDGKTKNTKAFKKAIEACSAAGGGKVLVPKGKWFTGPIHLKSNVNLHFEEGAELHFSDDPQDYLPVVFTRWAGFELYNYSPLIYARDCENIAITGPGKLFGHGKAWWGWKGRDDKMARVIYDTQIRKNLPPEKRIHGTPKSALRPQFFNPVNCKNVLFESFTVAAPGPFWTFDILYCENVIVRKLCLETKGGPNTDGINLNSTKNALVEYCQINAGDDCIALKSGINEDGWRVGKPTENVVVRHIKGFRSHGGIVIGSDMSGDVRNIFAHDCEFDGADRGIRLKSNASRGGVVENIWYQNIKMKNIKAEAIRINTHYGAYLADKGGKAYPVFRDITIKNVTCDGARVALSMNGISHKPLENITLENVSIKASTGMTFKWVNGLKLINIKSEPSKGNPISFINCRDVQQD; encoded by the coding sequence ATGAAACTCAATTTGATGAACTATGCACGACTCGTGGCTACTAGTGTTTTGCTCTTAATTCAAAGCCGGGTAGTAGTAGCGGAAAGAGCAACAGATACGCCAGCTATTATCCAGAAAGCGCCTGTGAAGATTGAGAAGATAGAGGCGCCTTTCAAGATGCCGCAGTTGAAAAAACCGGTATTTAAGGACCAAATCTTCAGCATCAGTCAGTATGGCGCCAAAGGGGATGGCAAGACAAAGAACACCAAAGCCTTCAAGAAAGCCATTGAAGCCTGTTCTGCAGCGGGTGGAGGAAAAGTTCTGGTTCCAAAGGGCAAATGGTTTACAGGACCCATTCACTTGAAGAGCAATGTGAATTTACATTTTGAAGAGGGAGCTGAGCTCCACTTCAGTGATGACCCACAGGACTACCTGCCTGTGGTTTTCACACGCTGGGCCGGTTTTGAACTTTACAACTATTCTCCTCTTATCTACGCCAGGGACTGCGAGAATATTGCCATCACTGGCCCAGGCAAGCTGTTCGGTCACGGCAAAGCCTGGTGGGGGTGGAAGGGACGGGACGATAAGATGGCCCGTGTTATATACGACACACAAATTCGTAAGAACCTGCCACCGGAGAAACGAATACACGGCACCCCAAAGTCTGCGCTCAGACCCCAGTTCTTTAATCCCGTGAACTGCAAGAACGTTCTGTTTGAGAGCTTTACCGTTGCCGCGCCCGGGCCATTCTGGACTTTTGATATTCTGTATTGCGAAAACGTGATTGTAAGGAAACTTTGCTTGGAAACCAAAGGTGGCCCAAACACTGACGGGATCAACTTGAACTCAACAAAAAACGCGCTCGTTGAATACTGTCAAATCAACGCAGGTGATGATTGTATTGCACTCAAGTCCGGCATCAACGAAGACGGATGGCGGGTGGGCAAGCCGACAGAGAACGTGGTTGTCCGTCATATCAAAGGATTTCGGAGCCATGGTGGCATCGTAATCGGGAGTGATATGTCCGGCGATGTCCGCAACATTTTTGCGCATGACTGCGAGTTCGACGGAGCTGACAGGGGTATTCGCCTGAAATCCAACGCTTCCCGTGGCGGTGTTGTGGAGAATATTTGGTATCAGAATATCAAAATGAAGAATATCAAGGCGGAGGCAATACGCATCAACACCCACTATGGGGCCTACCTGGCGGACAAGGGCGGCAAGGCTTATCCTGTGTTTAGAGATATTACGATCAAGAATGTAACCTGTGATGGTGCCAGAGTTGCCTTGAGTATGAACGGAATTAGCCATAAGCCTTTAGAGAACATAACGCTGGAAAATGTTTCCATCAAAGCCAGCACCGGCATGACCTTCAAATGGGTGAACGGTCTAAAACTGATAAATATCAAAAGCGAACCCTCTAAAGGAAATCCCATTTCATTCATCAATTGCAGGGATGTTCAGCAAGACTGA
- a CDS encoding CsgG/HfaB family protein: MKWYKILITITIYIFLQCASSEVFVRNDIDYSKYNRIAVFPLTDYPNRPGSGIQVADMLSMQLINSQYNIIDRSQTMHILQEQQLGMTGFIDESTAPSIGKVLGVQAILTGSISEYQCIQTNIQVVQGADPAYMPISKAAISLKLIDCETGQIVWAGSARGSEIGQNVENIAAQKAIKNILDKFKSLKINVNSPQITNKLTPVPTIPETFFPNLRRNYPKYNKFTDEQIILAFRKNNPQHNDKSDIWIIKYIEKKSKK, from the coding sequence ATGAAATGGTATAAAATCTTAATCACAATTACAATTTACATTTTTCTTCAATGTGCTAGTAGCGAAGTATTTGTAAGGAATGATATTGATTATAGCAAATATAATCGTATAGCAGTTTTCCCATTAACCGATTATCCCAATAGACCAGGTTCAGGTATACAAGTAGCAGATATGCTCTCTATGCAATTAATAAATTCGCAGTATAACATTATAGATAGATCACAAACAATGCATATACTTCAAGAGCAACAACTAGGCATGACTGGTTTTATAGACGAAAGTACTGCTCCATCAATTGGAAAAGTATTAGGGGTTCAAGCAATTTTAACAGGTTCAATAAGTGAATATCAATGTATCCAAACCAATATACAGGTTGTTCAAGGGGCAGATCCAGCTTATATGCCTATTTCAAAGGCTGCAATCTCACTTAAGCTTATTGATTGTGAAACCGGTCAAATTGTCTGGGCTGGTTCTGCACGTGGTTCTGAAATTGGACAAAACGTTGAAAATATTGCAGCCCAGAAAGCAATAAAAAATATATTAGATAAATTTAAAAGTTTAAAAATAAATGTAAATTCGCCTCAAATAACAAACAAACTTACACCCGTACCAACAATACCCGAAACATTTTTCCCAAATCTTAGAAGAAACTATCCAAAATACAATAAATTTACTGATGAACAAATTATTCTAGCTTTCAGGAAAAACAATCCGCAACACAACGATAAAAGTGATATTTGGATCATTAAATATATAGAAAAAAAATCGAAAAAATAA
- a CDS encoding reverse transcriptase/maturase family protein yields the protein MKLLPALLCQRPLGMPTFEDKVVQRAVSMVMSSVYEQDFYDFSYGFREGRSPHQAIKELREQCYRQNIRWIVDADVSKFFDSLDHGILKKVDYGLQRCLSRSGTSD from the coding sequence ATGAAGCTGCTTCCTGCTTTGTTATGTCAACGTCCTCTGGGTATGCCAACATTCGAGGACAAGGTTGTGCAGCGGGCAGTCAGTATGGTTATGAGTTCGGTCTACGAACAGGATTTCTATGATTTTTCTTATGGGTTTCGTGAAGGGCGCAGCCCTCACCAGGCCATCAAGGAACTCAGAGAACAATGTTACAGGCAGAATATTCGCTGGATAGTGGATGCAGATGTGAGCAAGTTTTTCGACAGTTTGGATCATGGCATATTAAAAAAAGTGGATTACGGTTTGCAAAGATGTTTATCGCGATCCGGAACGAGTGATTGA
- a CDS encoding Fic family protein: MDTLDKKLHFEFRTSQQILKLISEIDFFKGKWKVLEDQTITVLEELKNIATIQSIGSSTRIEGATLSDDKVKQLISDLKINKLENRDEQEVIGYYDVLELIIENSKDIDLSENYIMQLHSVMLKYSTKDRGQKGAYKKVSNKVVANYPDGTQKTIFNTTEPYLVQSEMHELINWTSRNFKSQEYHPLLVLGLFIYEFLSIHPFHDGNGRLSRLLTTLLLIKMDYDFVKYISFEHLIENRKEQYYAALMECQKNRNTKDEQLDKWMLFFLNSLKLLTIKLNIKLSSTKIKQIYLNERQQKIKTYILENQPCKIGDINKHFSEISINTLKKDLQYLVKNKMINKQGERKATIYFAS, from the coding sequence GTGGATACACTAGATAAAAAATTACATTTTGAATTTCGGACCAGTCAACAAATTTTAAAACTGATTTCCGAGATTGATTTTTTCAAAGGGAAATGGAAAGTACTTGAAGACCAGACTATTACTGTTTTAGAGGAATTGAAAAATATTGCTACAATACAAAGTATTGGTTCATCAACGAGAATTGAAGGAGCAACACTATCGGATGATAAAGTTAAACAATTAATTTCTGATTTAAAGATAAATAAACTCGAAAATCGAGATGAGCAGGAAGTGATTGGATATTATGATGTTCTGGAATTAATAATTGAAAATAGTAAAGATATTGATTTGTCAGAAAATTATATAATGCAATTGCATTCCGTCATGTTAAAATATTCTACAAAAGATAGAGGACAAAAAGGGGCATATAAAAAAGTATCGAACAAAGTCGTCGCAAATTATCCAGATGGAACACAAAAAACCATTTTTAATACAACCGAACCCTATTTAGTCCAGAGTGAAATGCATGAATTAATCAATTGGACAAGTAGAAATTTTAAAAGTCAGGAATATCATCCACTCCTGGTTTTAGGTTTGTTCATATATGAATTTTTGTCAATACATCCTTTTCATGACGGAAATGGTAGATTATCGAGATTATTAACGACACTACTGTTAATAAAAATGGATTATGATTTTGTAAAATATATCTCATTTGAACATTTAATCGAGAATAGAAAAGAACAGTATTATGCAGCCTTGATGGAATGTCAAAAAAATCGGAATACAAAAGATGAGCAACTTGATAAATGGATGCTGTTTTTTCTTAATTCACTAAAACTGCTTACAATAAAACTGAATATAAAACTAAGCAGTACAAAAATCAAGCAAATTTATCTAAACGAGCGACAACAAAAAATTAAAACATATATTTTAGAAAATCAACCATGTAAAATTGGAGATATAAATAAGCATTTTTCTGAGATCTCTATTAATACCTTAAAAAAAGATCTGCAATATTTAGTGAAAAATAAAATGATAAATAAACAAGGCGAGCGAAAAGCTACAATTTACTTTGCTTCATAA
- a CDS encoding phage integrase N-terminal SAM-like domain-containing protein → MAETNDTCLTLSCRFLETIAKPAESVTADDIRRYLYTMKTLKKGSQANLKQACSAIKFLYRNTLDRLITRICTAWLPEADYPMTALVQPAQDKSETPCFYTCECDIGFV, encoded by the coding sequence TTGGCTGAGACAAACGATACATGCTTAACCTTGTCATGTCGATTCCTGGAGACGATTGCAAAACCTGCTGAATCGGTAACAGCCGATGATATCAGACGCTATCTTTATACTATGAAAACGCTTAAAAAGGGCAGTCAGGCCAATCTTAAGCAGGCTTGTAGCGCGATCAAGTTTTTGTATCGTAACACGCTTGATAGGTTGATCACCCGCATTTGCACTGCCTGGTTACCGGAGGCGGATTATCCAATGACGGCGCTCGTTCAACCCGCGCAAGACAAATCAGAAACGCCATGTTTTTATACATGTGAATGTGATATCGGGTTTGTTTAA
- a CDS encoding site-specific integrase has product MTDWRTRMTEDMQLKGMSERTIEMYIRSIAQLSTYYQKPPGQITEEELRQYFLYNKNKRKWSRTACTIALCGIKFFFTHTLQRDWTTIRFVRPEKQKSLPVVLSQAQVHKILKNVRFPHHQACLFTIYSLGLRLQEGTHLQISDIDSERMFVHIHRGKGNKDRYIPLPQRTLELLRTFYKTHRNPKWIFPAPGRGGNAMPTTDKPIPLTSIQIAFKEAKDAVKIAKKVSVHHLRHSYATHLLEAGVDLRFVQKYLGHEDPKTTMIYTQLINQNLPDPVHVINKVMNSL; this is encoded by the coding sequence ATGACTGACTGGCGTACACGTATGACTGAAGACATGCAACTCAAAGGCATGTCGGAACGAACAATTGAAATGTACATTCGTTCTATTGCTCAACTTTCAACATATTACCAAAAACCACCTGGTCAAATCACCGAAGAGGAACTGCGCCAATACTTCCTCTACAACAAAAACAAACGCAAATGGTCGCGAACCGCATGTACCATTGCATTATGCGGTATCAAGTTCTTTTTTACCCATACCCTGCAACGCGATTGGACAACAATCAGGTTTGTGCGTCCTGAAAAACAAAAATCATTACCTGTTGTATTAAGCCAGGCTCAAGTTCACAAAATTTTAAAGAACGTACGGTTTCCTCATCATCAGGCCTGTTTATTCACGATCTATTCTCTCGGTCTTCGGCTTCAAGAAGGTACCCATCTCCAAATATCCGACATTGATTCTGAACGTATGTTTGTCCATATTCATCGCGGCAAAGGAAACAAGGACAGATATATACCATTACCTCAACGCACTCTTGAATTGTTGAGAACTTTCTACAAAACACATCGAAATCCAAAATGGATATTCCCGGCACCTGGCCGTGGTGGAAACGCTATGCCAACCACTGACAAACCTATTCCTTTGACAAGTATACAAATTGCTTTCAAAGAAGCCAAGGATGCTGTTAAAATTGCAAAAAAGGTTTCTGTTCACCATCTCCGGCATTCGTATGCCACACATTTACTCGAAGCCGGCGTTGATCTGAGGTTTGTGCAAAAATATCTCGGCCACGAAGATCCCAAAACAACCATGATCTATACTCAACTGATCAATCAGAATCTGCCTGACCCAGTTCATGTGATCAATAAGGTTATGAACAGCCTGTGA
- a CDS encoding transposase, with product MNVISGLFKKKFIAYLNEAWQENKIGFHGKIQCLKHANSFKLFKKKLYKKKWITVCKDVYRDPERVIDYPGRYTHRVAISNYRIESTTIEV from the coding sequence GTGAATGTGATATCGGGTTTGTTTAAAAAGAAATTTATAGCGTATCTAAATGAGGCCTGGCAAGAGAATAAAATAGGGTTTCATGGCAAGATTCAGTGCTTGAAACATGCGAACTCGTTCAAATTATTCAAGAAAAAGCTGTACAAGAAAAAGTGGATTACGGTTTGCAAAGATGTTTATCGCGATCCGGAACGAGTGATTGATTATCCGGGCCGCTATACGCACCGGGTTGCGATCAGCAATTACCGGATTGAATCGACCACCATAGAGGTCTAA
- a CDS encoding nucleotidyltransferase domain-containing protein, with amino-acid sequence MITNDQINLIASTIDSKFPVKDIFLFGSYAQGEPNIESDLDLCVTTNLGNNRKIDLIRAIRKEINNILNIPLDILIYDSYEFQQRAAHQNTLEYKILNQGILLNG; translated from the coding sequence ATGATAACAAATGATCAAATAAACTTAATCGCGTCAACAATAGACTCGAAATTTCCAGTGAAAGATATTTTTCTGTTTGGCTCCTATGCACAGGGAGAGCCCAATATTGAAAGTGACCTTGATTTATGCGTAACAACTAATTTAGGAAATAATAGAAAGATTGATTTAATAAGAGCAATAAGAAAGGAAATCAATAATATTCTAAATATCCCCCTCGACATTTTAATTTATGACTCTTATGAATTTCAACAAAGAGCTGCACATCAAAATACATTGGAATATAAAATTCTAAATCAGGGGATTCTGCTAAATGGATAA
- a CDS encoding sialidase family protein, whose amino-acid sequence MIERTLIFALAAFLTAAVTICAAELPDDTAAGMKVKSRKLVFKADPKGLDWAARGSLTKTKTGRWIATYTQATQHGAIAPRNVVIHTSDDEGRTWSKPNCLPDGTTVQGAPLRAEHERIEPNDGGVLTCPNGDLLYISMNWEHIKGKKKPEKELTRQWRSTDNGASWKYEGPSPGIPAGVTYAHGKTVEGRSIYITALTDPSPPWAVVYRSDDNAHTWQKVSEYATREDDINETGIVFVDEATIMVVGRSFDEDVTKMRISRDRGKTWGPMTDITKYVHVVQQPKLTKFPKEPGRNLPNRSRSDSGVQTAQLPVVHRRLWQDLEDEAGRRRLL is encoded by the coding sequence ATGATAGAGAGAACTTTGATCTTCGCGCTGGCGGCTTTCCTTACGGCCGCGGTAACGATCTGCGCGGCTGAATTGCCGGACGATACTGCGGCGGGAATGAAGGTCAAGAGCCGCAAGCTGGTCTTCAAGGCCGACCCGAAAGGACTGGACTGGGCCGCTCGCGGCTCACTGACGAAAACGAAGACCGGTCGATGGATTGCGACCTACACACAGGCCACTCAGCACGGCGCAATTGCGCCGAGAAACGTCGTCATTCACACTTCCGATGATGAAGGCCGAACCTGGAGCAAGCCGAACTGCCTGCCCGACGGCACAACGGTCCAAGGAGCGCCTCTGCGTGCCGAGCATGAACGAATCGAGCCGAATGACGGCGGTGTGCTGACCTGCCCGAACGGCGATCTTCTCTATATCTCGATGAACTGGGAACACATCAAGGGCAAGAAGAAGCCTGAGAAAGAACTGACGCGTCAGTGGCGAAGCACCGACAACGGCGCCTCGTGGAAGTACGAGGGACCCTCGCCCGGAATCCCGGCCGGTGTTACATATGCACACGGAAAGACTGTTGAGGGCCGTTCAATTTACATTACAGCGTTGACCGACCCATCCCCTCCCTGGGCGGTGGTGTATCGGTCGGACGACAACGCCCACACATGGCAAAAGGTTTCGGAGTATGCTACGCGGGAGGACGACATCAATGAAACCGGAATCGTCTTCGTTGACGAAGCCACGATCATGGTCGTTGGTCGCTCGTTCGACGAGGACGTTACGAAGATGCGGATCAGTCGCGATCGAGGAAAGACATGGGGGCCGATGACCGACATCACCAAGTACGTTCACGTCGTTCAGCAGCCGAAACTGACAAAGTTCCCCAAAGAACCGGGCCGGAATCTACCTAACCGGTCGCGATCGGATTCTGGAGTTCAAACAGCGCAATTGCCTGTGGTACACCGAAGACTGTGGCAAGACCTGGAAGATGAAGCCGGTCGACGACGCCTACTTTAA
- a CDS encoding nucleotidyl transferase AbiEii/AbiGii toxin family protein yields the protein MIYSQNANPLFQAALEFQEYFEEKDWKFCFFGGLAVLRWGEIRMTQDVDLCLLCGFGSEEKHIENLLTNFKPRISGAHEFALQNRVLLLYASNGVSIDISLSGLPFEEEMINRATYFEYLPDFDLITCSAEDLIILKGFADRPKDWVDIEGIIIRQAQHLDQSYIIDQLSPLCELKEAPEIIPKLKGLLKTHSSQH from the coding sequence ATGATTTATTCACAAAATGCCAATCCCCTTTTTCAAGCCGCACTTGAATTCCAAGAATATTTTGAAGAGAAGGACTGGAAATTTTGCTTTTTTGGTGGCTTGGCTGTCCTAAGATGGGGAGAAATCAGGATGACCCAAGATGTTGATTTATGCTTATTGTGCGGATTTGGTTCAGAGGAAAAACATATTGAAAATCTCCTGACTAATTTTAAACCTCGTATTTCAGGGGCGCATGAATTTGCCCTTCAAAATCGAGTACTCTTACTTTATGCTTCAAATGGGGTTTCAATTGATATATCTCTATCAGGATTGCCTTTCGAAGAAGAAATGATCAATAGGGCAACATATTTTGAATATTTACCAGACTTCGACTTGATCACTTGTTCCGCCGAAGACTTGATTATTCTGAAAGGGTTTGCAGATCGTCCAAAAGATTGGGTGGATATCGAGGGAATTATAATCCGACAAGCACAGCATTTAGATCAATCTTATATAATCGATCAATTGTCACCATTATGCGAACTAAAAGAAGCACCGGAAATTATTCCAAAACTTAAAGGTCTGTTAAAAACGCATAGCTCACAGCATTAG
- a CDS encoding IS91 family transposase — protein sequence MADIIRQYGNETIAKYRPSILPSHYKTMQNIVDCRTSALGGQTWKCEECRKIHYSYHSCRNRHCPKCQNDRANQWLAKQYQTLLPTSYFLATITIPNELHTAFQQHQRMLYSLLFRAAAQALLILAKEKKYLGADIGMMGVLHTWTRDLRYHPHIHFLIPAGGLTKDGKRWKWAKPDFLVHVKPLSILIRRLFKDALIQKNLNLHLPVNTWKKKWVCHIKPVGNGQSALKYLAPYIMRVAISDKNIINLQHGKVTFRYKDAQTDTVKTRSLDANEFIYLFLQHILPKSFVKVRYFGILATKKRGELAYVKELIGERLQTNIDDLITDDKIMKCPDCGHALIFVAEIPKTRGPPNIGLTISKL from the coding sequence ATGGCGGACATTATCCGCCAATATGGAAATGAAACAATTGCAAAATATAGACCAAGTATTCTTCCAAGTCATTATAAAACCATGCAGAATATTGTTGACTGTAGAACTTCTGCACTGGGTGGACAGACTTGGAAATGTGAAGAATGCCGCAAAATACATTACAGTTATCATTCATGTAGAAATCGACATTGTCCAAAATGTCAAAATGACCGCGCAAATCAATGGCTTGCCAAACAATATCAGACTCTGTTGCCGACATCCTATTTTTTGGCGACCATTACAATACCAAATGAACTGCATACCGCCTTTCAACAACATCAAAGAATGCTTTACTCGTTACTCTTTCGAGCCGCCGCTCAGGCGCTGCTAATTCTGGCAAAAGAGAAAAAATACCTCGGCGCCGATATCGGCATGATGGGTGTTTTGCATACATGGACGCGCGATCTGAGATATCACCCGCATATTCATTTCCTTATACCGGCTGGCGGACTGACCAAAGATGGCAAACGCTGGAAATGGGCCAAACCCGATTTTCTGGTGCATGTCAAACCCTTGTCAATATTGATTCGCAGATTATTCAAAGATGCTCTCATTCAGAAAAATTTGAATCTTCATCTGCCAGTCAATACATGGAAAAAGAAATGGGTTTGTCATATCAAACCAGTTGGAAACGGACAATCAGCTCTTAAATACTTGGCACCATACATCATGCGTGTAGCCATTTCTGACAAAAACATAATAAACTTACAACATGGCAAGGTAACATTCCGCTATAAAGATGCTCAAACAGATACCGTGAAAACCCGGTCACTGGATGCCAATGAATTCATATATCTGTTCTTACAACATATTCTTCCAAAAAGCTTTGTAAAAGTGCGCTATTTTGGAATATTGGCCACCAAAAAACGAGGTGAATTGGCATATGTCAAAGAACTGATCGGTGAACGTTTACAAACAAATATTGATGATTTAATCACAGACGATAAAATCATGAAATGCCCTGACTGCGGACATGCACTGATTTTTGTCGCGGAAATCCCGAAAACAAGAGGACCTCCAAATATTGGGCTTACAATCTCAAAACTTTAA
- a CDS encoding type II toxin-antitoxin system Phd/YefM family antitoxin: protein MLNNSWQLQDAKNKFSNLVEKAKTIGPQIVTKHGEEAVVVLSISEYRKLLKPKQNIISFFRKSPLADYSIDLERNKEFPREVSL, encoded by the coding sequence ATGTTGAACAATTCATGGCAATTACAAGATGCTAAAAATAAATTTAGCAATTTAGTAGAAAAAGCTAAAACTATTGGCCCACAGATAGTAACAAAACACGGTGAAGAGGCTGTTGTAGTTTTATCAATTTCTGAGTATAGAAAATTATTAAAACCCAAACAAAATATTATTAGCTTTTTTCGGAAATCACCATTAGCAGATTATTCTATTGATTTAGAAAGAAATAAGGAATTTCCACGCGAGGTTTCTCTATGA